One genomic window of Pseudoxanthomonas sp. includes the following:
- a CDS encoding HAMP domain-containing sensor histidine kinase, whose amino-acid sequence MSFPNLSEGWRSSTSRLLALYSLLFATWCCLLMGVMYWKVSDYLDGLAQQGLLQRAHLFEQLSGQALEQALVGNKRYDVHGIDAYGLFALDGTPQYGQMHSIPAGLTLDGRIHHLGKRTGANGRSYGSSEALAMRTSDDRLLVLVRDNGSLMAVTRIILDALVWGVLLTVIPGLIGWHLLRRRPLRRIRTIQDSVERIVAGDLGQRLPLSVQRDELDMLASIVNAMLERIERLMHEVKGVCDNIAHDLRTPLTRLRAQLYRMRSQAEDDSAQALQLEHVLDETDLLMARFRALLRISELEDHQRRSGFVALDLAALLQEVHAFYVPLAEQKQQHLQLLLHDGLVPVPGDRGLMFEALGNLLSNAIKFTPERGRILLSAQPSADGALVQVQDSGPGVPEAERAAVFQRFYRSEAGETRAGFGLGLSIVAAITGLHGFEVALDSSPLGGARVRLHCGSGQVLL is encoded by the coding sequence ATGTCCTTTCCGAACCTGTCTGAAGGCTGGCGTTCGTCCACCAGCCGGCTGCTGGCGCTGTATTCGCTGTTGTTCGCGACCTGGTGCTGCCTGCTGATGGGGGTGATGTACTGGAAGGTCTCCGATTACCTGGACGGCCTGGCCCAGCAGGGCCTGCTGCAGCGGGCGCACCTGTTCGAACAGCTCAGCGGGCAGGCGCTGGAACAGGCGCTGGTGGGCAACAAACGCTATGACGTGCATGGCATCGACGCGTACGGCCTGTTCGCGCTCGATGGCACGCCGCAGTACGGCCAGATGCACTCGATCCCCGCCGGGCTGACCCTGGACGGGCGGATCCATCACCTGGGCAAGCGCACCGGCGCCAACGGGCGGTCGTATGGCAGCAGCGAGGCGCTGGCCATGCGCACCAGCGATGATCGCCTGCTGGTGCTGGTGCGCGACAACGGCTCGCTGATGGCGGTGACCCGCATCATCCTGGACGCACTGGTGTGGGGCGTGCTGCTGACCGTGATCCCGGGCCTGATCGGCTGGCACCTGTTGCGACGGCGGCCGCTGCGCCGGATCCGCACGATCCAGGACAGCGTGGAGCGCATCGTTGCCGGTGACCTGGGCCAGCGCCTGCCGCTGTCGGTCCAGCGCGACGAGCTGGACATGCTGGCCAGCATCGTCAACGCGATGCTGGAGCGGATCGAACGCTTGATGCACGAAGTCAAAGGCGTCTGCGACAACATCGCCCACGACCTGCGCACGCCGCTGACCCGCTTGCGCGCGCAGCTGTACCGCATGCGCAGCCAGGCTGAGGATGACAGTGCCCAGGCGCTGCAGCTGGAGCACGTGCTGGACGAAACCGACCTGCTGATGGCGCGCTTCCGCGCGCTGCTGCGCATCTCCGAACTGGAAGACCACCAGCGTCGCTCCGGCTTCGTCGCGCTGGACCTGGCCGCGCTGCTGCAGGAAGTGCATGCCTTCTACGTGCCGCTGGCCGAACAGAAGCAGCAGCATTTGCAGCTGCTGCTGCACGACGGGTTGGTGCCGGTGCCGGGTGACCGTGGCTTGATGTTCGAGGCGCTGGGCAACCTGCTCAGCAACGCGATCAAGTTCACCCCGGAGCGGGGACGGATCCTGCTGTCGGCCCAGCCCAGCGCGGACGGCGCGCTGGTCCAGGTGCAGGATTCCGGGCCAGGCGTGCCGGAAGCCGAGCGCGCCGCGGTGTTCCAGCGCTTCTACCGCAGTGAAGCGGGCGAAACGCGTGCCGGCTTCGGCCTGGGCCTGTCGATCGTGGCGGCCATCACCGGGCTGCACGGGTTTGAAGTCGCGCTGGACAGTAGCCCGCTGGGCGGCGCGCGCGTGCGCCTGCACTGCGGCAGCGGACAGGTGCTGCTGTAG
- a CDS encoding response regulator transcription factor — protein MPRVLSIEDDSVTGQEIAAELRGRGLDVDLVADGREGLVKAMSGNYDAITLDRMLPGVDGLAIVTTLRTLGIDTPVLMISALSDVDQRVLGLRAGGDDYLTKPFASDEMAARVEVLLRRGQQAMVATSEAVLRLADLELNLLAHTATRGGRALNLLPTELKLLEFLLRNPGQVLTRMMIFEEVWGYHFDPGTNLIDVHIGRLRKKLDPPGSVALIRTVRGTGYVLSEPV, from the coding sequence ATGCCCCGCGTCCTGTCCATCGAAGACGATTCGGTCACCGGCCAGGAAATCGCCGCCGAACTGCGTGGCCGTGGCCTCGATGTCGACCTGGTCGCCGACGGCCGCGAAGGCCTGGTCAAGGCGATGTCAGGCAACTACGACGCCATCACCCTGGATCGCATGCTGCCCGGCGTGGATGGGCTGGCCATCGTCACCACGCTGCGCACGCTGGGCATCGACACGCCGGTGCTGATGATCAGCGCGTTGTCCGATGTCGACCAACGCGTGCTGGGACTGCGTGCCGGCGGCGACGATTACCTGACCAAGCCTTTCGCCTCCGATGAGATGGCCGCGCGGGTCGAAGTGCTGCTGCGGCGCGGCCAGCAGGCCATGGTGGCCACGAGCGAGGCGGTGCTGCGGCTGGCCGACCTGGAGTTGAACCTGCTGGCCCACACCGCCACGCGCGGCGGCCGCGCGCTGAACCTGCTGCCGACCGAGCTGAAACTGCTGGAATTCCTGCTGCGCAACCCAGGCCAGGTGTTGACCCGGATGATGATCTTCGAGGAAGTCTGGGGTTACCACTTCGATCCCGGCACCAACCTGATCGACGTCCATATCGGCCGCCTGCGCAAGAAGCTCGACCCGCCCGGCAGCGTCGCCCTGATCCGCACCGTGCGCGGTACTGGCTATGTCCTTTCCGAACCTGTCTGA
- a CDS encoding efflux RND transporter periplasmic adaptor subunit: MESRSGTGTAPLAALLLGIALLLGGCQGKGEAPTAKAKQVEVLVLKPEAVALDAELAGRTVASEESEVRPQVSGVLLKRLFTQGDTVKAGQPLFQIEPTLYQAAANEAQANLATSQAALVTARLQAQRYEALGKQQMISRQDVDDAVATYKQAAASADASRAALDTARTNLRFATVTAPISGRIGRAAVTPGALVTASQTDAIAKIQQLDPMNVDITQSGNQFLALRRAIANGGVQASTAPVTLKLSDGSDYPVAGTLEFADIDVDETTGSITLRAQFPNPDGQLLPGMYVRAMVGQGVRQQALLVPQTAVDRTPRGDAQAWVVGSDDVVHLREFRTVRAVGNRWLVADGLQAGDRIVVSGSQGLSDGAKVTVTTQPATAAATQQG; encoded by the coding sequence ATGGAAAGCAGGTCCGGGACAGGCACAGCGCCGCTGGCCGCGCTGCTGCTCGGCATCGCACTGTTGCTGGGCGGTTGCCAGGGCAAAGGCGAAGCGCCAACCGCCAAGGCCAAACAGGTCGAAGTCCTGGTCCTGAAACCCGAAGCAGTCGCGCTGGATGCCGAACTCGCCGGGCGCACCGTGGCTTCGGAAGAATCCGAGGTGCGGCCGCAGGTCAGCGGGGTGCTGCTCAAGCGCCTGTTCACCCAGGGCGACACGGTCAAGGCCGGGCAGCCGCTGTTCCAGATCGAACCCACGCTGTACCAGGCCGCGGCCAACGAAGCCCAAGCCAACCTGGCCACCAGCCAGGCCGCGCTGGTCACCGCCAGACTGCAGGCACAGCGCTACGAAGCGCTGGGCAAGCAGCAGATGATTTCCCGGCAGGACGTGGATGATGCGGTGGCCACTTACAAGCAGGCGGCCGCCAGTGCCGATGCCAGTCGCGCCGCGTTGGATACCGCACGTACCAACCTGCGTTTCGCCACGGTCACCGCACCGATCAGTGGCCGCATCGGCCGCGCCGCGGTGACCCCGGGCGCGCTGGTCACCGCCAGCCAGACCGATGCCATCGCCAAGATCCAGCAGCTGGACCCGATGAACGTGGACATCACCCAGTCCGGCAACCAGTTCCTGGCGCTGCGCCGGGCCATCGCCAATGGCGGCGTGCAGGCCTCCACGGCCCCGGTGACGCTCAAGCTGTCCGATGGCAGCGACTATCCGGTGGCCGGCACGCTGGAATTCGCCGACATCGACGTCGATGAAACCACCGGCAGCATCACCTTGCGCGCGCAGTTCCCCAATCCTGACGGCCAGCTGCTGCCGGGCATGTACGTGCGTGCGATGGTCGGCCAGGGCGTGCGCCAACAGGCGCTGCTGGTACCACAGACCGCCGTGGATCGCACTCCGCGCGGCGACGCGCAGGCCTGGGTGGTGGGCAGTGACGACGTGGTCCACCTGCGCGAGTTCAGGACGGTGCGCGCGGTCGGCAACCGCTGGCTGGTGGCCGATGGCCTGCAGGCCGGCGACCGGATCGTGGTCAGCGGTTCGCAGGGATTGAGCGATGGCGCCAAGGTGACCGTGACCACCCAACCGGCCACCGCTGCCGCCACCCAACAGGGCTGA
- a CDS encoding efflux RND transporter periplasmic adaptor subunit, whose amino-acid sequence MSDTLKPRTSARRPLVAGLLIALVLVGAGLGLRAHRAHDVAQWTADQALPVVRWAAVSGHGGDSHLDLPAHLEAWTQAPIHARVGGYLKAWHADIGTRVVAGQLLAEIDSPELDQQIAQAHAALLHAKANASLARTSATRWLQMLGTHSVSRQESDEKHAEALAADASVEAAQADYQRLTDLGSYRTLRAPFAGTLTARLTDVGQLVRADDSGRELFDIADTRKLRLMVPIPQSYAGAITHGLHARLQVPDQPGRYFDAVLQGDSAAVDRSSGSLLAQFVVDNADGALLPGAYAQVQLPLPAADGRMRIPASALIFRANGTQVAVLDEQNHVHLRDIHIAMDLGSTLEIDHGLKAGEHVIDNPPDALREGDPVRIAAPDKGAAHASAA is encoded by the coding sequence ATGTCTGACACCTTGAAGCCGCGGACCTCCGCGCGCCGGCCGCTGGTCGCCGGCCTGCTCATCGCCCTGGTCCTGGTGGGTGCGGGCCTGGGCCTGCGCGCCCATCGCGCGCATGACGTCGCCCAATGGACTGCCGACCAGGCCCTGCCGGTGGTCCGCTGGGCCGCGGTGAGCGGGCACGGTGGCGACAGCCACCTGGACCTGCCGGCGCACCTGGAGGCCTGGACCCAGGCACCGATCCACGCCCGCGTAGGCGGTTACCTGAAAGCCTGGCATGCCGATATCGGCACCAGGGTGGTCGCCGGCCAGCTGCTGGCCGAGATCGACAGCCCCGAGCTGGACCAGCAGATCGCCCAGGCCCACGCCGCGCTGCTGCACGCCAAGGCCAACGCGAGCCTGGCCCGCACCAGCGCCACGCGCTGGCTGCAGATGCTGGGCACCCACTCGGTGTCGCGCCAGGAGTCGGACGAAAAGCATGCCGAAGCCCTGGCTGCCGACGCCAGCGTCGAAGCGGCGCAGGCCGACTACCAACGCCTGACCGACCTGGGCAGCTACCGCACCCTGCGCGCGCCGTTCGCAGGCACCTTGACCGCGCGCCTGACCGATGTCGGCCAGCTGGTCCGGGCCGATGACAGTGGTCGCGAACTGTTCGACATCGCCGACACCCGCAAGCTGCGGCTGATGGTGCCGATCCCGCAAAGCTACGCCGGCGCCATCACCCATGGCCTGCACGCGCGCCTGCAGGTCCCGGACCAGCCAGGCCGGTATTTCGACGCGGTGCTGCAGGGCGACTCGGCCGCGGTCGACCGCAGTTCCGGCAGCCTGCTGGCGCAGTTCGTCGTGGACAACGCTGACGGCGCGCTGTTGCCCGGCGCCTACGCGCAGGTGCAACTGCCGCTGCCGGCCGCCGACGGACGCATGCGGATTCCGGCCAGCGCGTTGATCTTCCGCGCCAACGGCACCCAGGTGGCGGTGCTGGACGAACAGAACCACGTCCACCTGCGCGACATCCACATCGCCATGGACCTGGGCAGCACGCTGGAGATCGACCACGGCCTCAAGGCCGGCGAACACGTCATCGACAACCCGCCCGATGCTCTGCGCGAAGGCGACCCGGTCCGCATCGCCGCCCCGGACAAGGGAGCCGCCCATGCGTCCGCTGCCTAG
- a CDS encoding efflux transporter outer membrane subunit, with the protein MRPLPRPLLATLALALGGCSLAPVYKVPPQALPAHYASAGPAAANPSPDSRWWQRYQDPQLDQLQQQLLQANPTLAAAVAHYDAARAAAGEIASARFPQLDASGSPVRQRQSDRRPLRGTTQPDEYDSNTLTLSLSFDLDLWGRLRNLAAAGHARARASGDDLAAATLSLQQQLTALYLQLRGLQAQGQILEASLDDYRQALALTEHRYQGDIAPELDVVRARHQLASAQAERDDNLAQCELALHALAELVGQPASGFTLAAGSKPTLPQVPLELPSALLQRRPDIAAAERRVFAANAGIGVARAAWFPQLGLSALLGGQTAGSGNLLAAGNRYWALGPVATLPIFDGGKRKALKQGAQAEFDAAAAQYRGVVLHAIRQVEDQLTELRQLALQQVDLQDAVTAATAAEQIARNRYDAGAASYLDVVTAQTDARVAQLALQQVLTRQLQASSALMAALGGGWQDAPAAS; encoded by the coding sequence ATGCGTCCGCTGCCTAGGCCGCTGCTGGCGACGCTGGCCCTGGCGCTGGGTGGTTGCTCGCTGGCGCCGGTCTACAAGGTGCCGCCGCAGGCGCTGCCGGCGCACTACGCGTCCGCCGGTCCGGCCGCGGCCAACCCGTCGCCGGACAGCCGCTGGTGGCAGCGCTACCAGGACCCGCAACTGGACCAGCTGCAGCAGCAGCTGTTGCAGGCCAACCCGACCCTGGCCGCGGCCGTGGCCCATTACGATGCGGCCCGCGCCGCGGCCGGCGAAATCGCCAGCGCCCGCTTCCCGCAGCTCGATGCCAGCGGTTCGCCCGTGCGCCAGCGCCAGTCCGACCGCCGTCCGTTGCGCGGCACCACCCAGCCGGACGAATACGACAGCAACACGCTGACCCTGTCGCTGTCCTTCGACCTGGACCTGTGGGGTCGACTGCGCAATCTCGCCGCCGCCGGCCATGCCCGCGCGCGCGCCAGTGGCGACGACCTGGCCGCGGCCACCCTGAGCCTGCAGCAACAGTTGACCGCGCTCTACCTGCAACTGCGCGGGCTGCAGGCCCAGGGCCAGATCCTGGAAGCCAGCCTGGACGACTACCGCCAGGCGCTGGCCCTGACCGAACACCGCTACCAGGGCGATATCGCCCCGGAGCTGGATGTGGTCCGCGCGCGTCACCAGCTGGCCAGCGCCCAGGCCGAACGTGACGACAACCTGGCCCAGTGCGAACTGGCCCTGCATGCGCTGGCCGAACTGGTCGGCCAGCCGGCCAGCGGCTTCACCCTGGCGGCCGGCAGCAAGCCGACATTGCCGCAGGTGCCGCTGGAACTGCCCAGTGCGTTGCTGCAGCGTCGTCCGGACATCGCTGCGGCCGAGCGCCGGGTGTTTGCCGCCAATGCCGGCATCGGCGTGGCGCGCGCGGCATGGTTCCCGCAGCTGGGCCTGAGTGCGCTGCTCGGCGGCCAGACCGCCGGCAGCGGCAACCTGCTGGCGGCCGGCAACCGCTACTGGGCGCTGGGGCCGGTGGCGACCCTGCCGATCTTCGATGGCGGCAAGCGCAAGGCACTCAAGCAGGGCGCGCAGGCCGAGTTCGACGCCGCCGCCGCGCAATACCGTGGCGTGGTGCTGCACGCGATCCGCCAGGTCGAGGACCAGCTCACCGAGCTGCGCCAGCTGGCCCTGCAGCAGGTTGATCTGCAGGACGCGGTGACCGCCGCGACCGCGGCCGAACAGATCGCCCGCAATCGCTATGACGCCGGTGCGGCGAGCTATCTGGACGTGGTCACCGCCCAGACCGACGCGCGCGTGGCCCAGCTGGCCCTGCAGCAGGTGCTCACCCGCCAACTGCAGGCGAGCAGCGCCTTGATGGCCGCGCTGGGCGGCGGCTGGCAGGACGCGCCGGCGGCCTCGTAG
- a CDS encoding efflux RND transporter permease subunit: MLGLVRTALNKPYTFVVLALLICIVGPLAAMRTPTDVFPSVDIPVVAVVWQYTGLSPGDMAGRVITPYERALSTTVNDIEHIESQSLPGVGVTKVFFQPGVDIRMANAQITAISQTVVKQMPAGITPPLILNYSASTVPILQMAFSSPTLGESQIRDLAQNSVRPPLTSIAGLAIPAPYGGKQRQIMLDLDPQALAAKGLSAQDVGNALAAQNQITPVGTIKLGTKEFTVLLNNSPDAIEALNELPIRTVNGAVVTVGQVAHVRDGSPPQTNIVRVDGGHSVLMSVLKNGDASTLALVSNIRKMLPQLQETLPPSLKISLLGDASTFVRDAIGSVAREGIIAALLTSVMILVFLGSWRSTLIIATSIPLAVLSALALLSVAGQTLNVMTLGGLALAVGILVDDATVTIENVNWHLEQGKGVREAILDGAAQIVGPALVSLLCICIVFVPMFMLQGIAGYLFRPMALAVIFALVSSFFLSRTLIPTMALFLLKPHRPEAGPGHHPEAPFLNHHEGDQPAPRRDWKVRLVALQQRFEQGFSAVRDRYLALLEGVLGQRKAFVIGFLACVLVSFALVPALGEDFFPATEASAISLHVRLPLGTRIEETAAAFDRIEDKIRQVVPPAETDTVVDNLGLPFTGINIAYSSSGTVGPQDGDIQLSLKPRHGDVAGYVKRLREVLPAAFPGATFAFLPADTSSQILNFGAPAPLDVRISGTNAQGNRVYAEELLRRLRQVPGIADLRLQQADGYPSLKVDVDRLRADGLGITERDVTSSMVSSLAGSGQVAPAFWLSPKNGVSYNVVAATPQYLLDSLPALQAMPITGSGGGSAQILGGLAQIHRTTTPAVVSHYNIAPSLDLYANIQGRDLGAVASDIQKVLDNTSSLRPKGTSVGLHGQIDALHEAFGGLGFGLIGAIGLIYLLLVVNFQSWTDPFVIITALPAGLAGIVWMLFLSSTTLSVPALTGAILCMGVATANSILVVSFCRERLAVHGDALKAAMEAGFTRFRPVCMTALAMILGMLPTALSTEQNAPLGRAVIGGLLLATCATLLFVPVVFSLVHARRSRPATSEEPLHV; encoded by the coding sequence ATGCTCGGGTTGGTCAGAACCGCACTCAACAAGCCTTACACCTTCGTGGTGCTGGCCCTGCTGATCTGCATCGTGGGGCCGCTGGCGGCGATGCGGACGCCCACCGACGTATTCCCCAGCGTCGACATCCCGGTGGTGGCCGTGGTCTGGCAGTACACGGGCCTGTCGCCGGGCGACATGGCCGGCCGCGTGATCACCCCGTACGAACGCGCGCTCAGCACCACGGTCAACGACATCGAACACATCGAGTCGCAATCGCTGCCCGGCGTGGGCGTGACCAAGGTATTCTTCCAGCCCGGCGTGGACATCCGCATGGCCAACGCGCAGATCACCGCGATCTCGCAGACCGTGGTCAAGCAGATGCCGGCGGGCATCACCCCGCCACTGATCCTCAACTACAGCGCCTCGACGGTGCCGATCCTGCAGATGGCGTTCTCCAGCCCGACCCTGGGCGAATCGCAGATCCGCGACCTGGCCCAGAACAGCGTCCGCCCGCCGTTGACCTCCATCGCCGGGCTGGCCATTCCGGCGCCCTATGGCGGCAAGCAGCGCCAGATCATGCTCGACCTGGACCCGCAGGCGCTGGCGGCCAAGGGCCTGTCGGCGCAGGACGTGGGCAACGCGCTGGCCGCGCAGAACCAGATCACGCCGGTCGGCACGATCAAGCTGGGCACCAAGGAATTCACGGTGCTGCTCAACAACAGCCCCGATGCGATCGAGGCCTTGAACGAGCTGCCCATCCGTACCGTCAATGGCGCGGTGGTCACGGTGGGGCAGGTGGCCCACGTGCGCGACGGCTCGCCGCCGCAGACCAACATCGTGCGCGTGGATGGCGGCCACTCGGTGTTGATGTCGGTGTTGAAGAACGGCGATGCGTCCACGCTGGCGCTGGTCAGCAATATCCGCAAGATGCTGCCGCAGCTGCAGGAAACCCTGCCGCCGTCGCTGAAGATCTCGCTGCTGGGCGATGCCTCGACCTTCGTGCGCGACGCCATCGGCAGCGTCGCCCGCGAAGGCATCATCGCCGCGCTGCTGACCAGCGTGATGATCCTGGTGTTCCTGGGCAGCTGGCGTTCCACCCTGATCATCGCCACCTCGATCCCGCTGGCGGTGCTGTCGGCCCTGGCGTTGTTGTCGGTGGCCGGGCAGACGCTCAACGTGATGACGCTGGGTGGCCTGGCGCTGGCGGTCGGCATCCTGGTGGACGATGCCACCGTCACCATCGAGAACGTCAACTGGCACCTGGAACAGGGCAAGGGCGTGCGCGAGGCGATCCTGGACGGTGCCGCGCAGATCGTCGGCCCGGCGCTGGTGTCGCTGCTGTGCATCTGCATCGTGTTCGTGCCGATGTTCATGCTGCAGGGCATCGCCGGCTATCTGTTCCGGCCGATGGCGCTGGCGGTGATCTTCGCCCTGGTCAGCTCGTTCTTCCTGTCGCGCACGCTGATCCCGACCATGGCGCTGTTCCTGCTCAAGCCGCATCGGCCGGAAGCTGGCCCGGGCCATCATCCCGAGGCGCCGTTCCTCAACCACCACGAAGGCGACCAGCCCGCGCCCAGGCGCGACTGGAAGGTCAGGCTGGTGGCCCTGCAGCAGCGCTTCGAACAGGGGTTTTCCGCCGTCCGTGACCGTTACCTGGCGCTGCTGGAAGGCGTGCTGGGCCAGCGCAAGGCGTTCGTGATCGGTTTCCTGGCCTGCGTGCTGGTGTCCTTCGCCCTGGTGCCGGCGCTGGGCGAGGATTTCTTCCCCGCGACCGAGGCCAGCGCGATCTCGCTGCATGTGCGGTTGCCACTGGGCACCCGGATCGAAGAGACCGCCGCGGCGTTCGACCGGATCGAGGACAAGATCCGCCAGGTGGTGCCGCCGGCCGAGACCGACACGGTCGTGGACAACCTGGGCCTGCCGTTCACCGGCATCAACATCGCCTACAGCAGCTCGGGCACGGTCGGTCCGCAGGATGGCGATATCCAGCTCTCGCTCAAGCCCAGGCACGGCGATGTCGCTGGCTACGTCAAGCGCCTGCGCGAGGTGCTGCCGGCTGCGTTCCCAGGCGCCACCTTTGCGTTCCTTCCGGCCGACACCAGCAGCCAGATCCTCAACTTCGGTGCGCCAGCGCCGCTGGACGTGCGCATCTCCGGCACCAACGCGCAGGGCAACCGCGTGTATGCCGAAGAACTGCTGCGGCGACTGCGCCAGGTGCCGGGCATTGCCGACCTGCGCCTGCAGCAGGCCGACGGCTATCCGAGCCTGAAGGTCGATGTCGACCGCCTGCGCGCCGACGGCCTGGGCATCACCGAGCGCGACGTCACCAGCAGCATGGTGTCCTCGCTGGCCGGCAGCGGCCAGGTCGCACCGGCGTTCTGGCTGAGCCCCAAGAACGGCGTGTCCTACAACGTGGTCGCGGCCACCCCGCAATACCTGCTGGACAGCCTGCCGGCGCTGCAGGCTATGCCGATCACCGGCAGCGGTGGCGGCAGTGCGCAGATCCTGGGGGGACTGGCGCAGATCCATCGCACCACTACGCCGGCGGTGGTCAGCCACTACAACATCGCGCCATCGCTGGACCTGTACGCCAACATCCAGGGTCGCGACCTGGGCGCGGTGGCCAGCGATATCCAGAAGGTGCTCGACAACACCAGCAGCCTGCGGCCCAAGGGCACCAGCGTCGGCCTGCATGGCCAGATCGATGCGCTGCACGAAGCCTTCGGCGGCCTGGGCTTCGGCCTGATCGGCGCGATCGGCCTGATCTACCTGCTGCTGGTGGTCAATTTCCAGTCCTGGACCGATCCGTTCGTGATCATCACCGCGCTGCCGGCGGGCCTGGCCGGCATCGTCTGGATGCTGTTCCTCAGCAGCACCACGCTGTCGGTGCCCGCCCTGACCGGCGCGATCCTGTGCATGGGTGTGGCCACGGCCAACTCGATCCTGGTGGTGAGCTTCTGCCGCGAACGCCTGGCCGTGCACGGCGATGCACTCAAGGCCGCGATGGAAGCCGGCTTCACCCGGTTCCGCCCGGTCTGCATGACCGCGCTGGCGATGATCCTGGGCATGTTGCCCACCGCCCTGTCGACCGAGCAGAACGCGCCGCTGGGCCGCGCGGTGATCGGCGGGCTGTTGCTGGCCACCTGCGCCACCCTGCTGTTCGTGCCGGTCGTGTTTTCACTGGTGCACGCGCGTCGTTCCCGTCCCGCCACTTCGGAAGAGCCCCTCCATGTCTGA